One Micromonospora sp. WMMD1120 genomic region harbors:
- a CDS encoding amino acid adenylation domain-containing protein codes for MRLSQISLLSPDEARRVTVDWNDTDQQYPTDRTLAEAFTRQAAATPEAVAVVCGDESVTYADLDRRADRLARRLRADGVGPGDVVAVRMARSPALVRTLLAVWKAGAAYLALDPTHPDDRAEQQIRDAGARALPPDLDDDSDDRPAAPPVRTRPGHLAYVVYTSGSTGTPRGILVRHRDLLSYVLRSGIDPLTPADTVLSTCSTAFDVFTYELWATLLTGARLVLPEPGWFPDAGSLSREIRRHRVTRLWLPPALLNSLSPGELDLTGVRHLITGGERASAAHWRSLLTTYDGVLWNAYGATESTGWSFLHPRRAGDEVPADVPLGRPIPNMRGYVLDARLQPVPAGMAGELYLAGPGVAAGYLGRPGLTAERFLPDPFRPGQRMYRTGDLARWTSDGLLEFAGRVDHQVQVRGQRVEPGEIEAVLTATAAVRQACVVARPDPRGQQRLAAYLVPEDSTDPERERAYVDAQRRSYDEADDSAADVAFDISGWAYPAATMREWVRDTLRRLGPGPYGRVLDIGCGTGLLLWRLAPDSTAYVGTDIAGQVVGRLRGHLAEDPSLAHVEVREQEATEPAGQGYDLVILNSVAQHFPHAAYLERVLNRAVESAAAGGRVFVGDVPHRAVAPDDRPGELRVDPGWFVDLAVRHPLLRRARVLPKAGATDTVMTRFRYDVLLDVGAPTDDEGEPPATLDWSGLALARRDRPDELVVTGVPNARVRPDGDGRAPALDDVLAAGRHTEVSWVAPDGGTFDVCLAASPERAVALMWRHVRATARGGTTNSPLAGRVAVDEAREAVRRHLPSYMMPSAFTVLDALPLNGSGKVDRFLLPEPQWGREVRRAAYVAPRTDLEQALADRVGTVLRQDRVGVHDNFFELGGDSLSALKLVALARAAGIIELTGRDVFTHQTVAALADAVRASREGG; via the coding sequence ATGCGCCTGTCACAGATCAGCCTGCTCTCCCCGGACGAGGCCCGGCGGGTCACCGTCGACTGGAACGACACCGACCAGCAGTACCCGACCGACCGCACACTGGCGGAGGCGTTCACGCGGCAGGCCGCCGCGACCCCGGAGGCCGTCGCCGTCGTGTGTGGCGACGAGAGCGTCACGTACGCCGACCTCGACCGGCGGGCCGACCGGTTGGCGCGCCGCCTGCGGGCCGACGGGGTCGGGCCGGGCGACGTCGTGGCGGTCCGGATGGCCCGCTCCCCCGCCCTGGTCCGCACGCTGCTCGCGGTCTGGAAGGCCGGCGCGGCCTACCTCGCGCTCGACCCCACCCACCCGGACGACCGGGCCGAGCAGCAGATCCGCGACGCGGGCGCACGCGCACTCCCCCCCGACCTGGACGACGACTCCGACGACCGGCCCGCCGCGCCGCCGGTGCGGACCCGTCCGGGGCACCTGGCGTACGTCGTCTACACCTCCGGCTCCACCGGGACACCCCGCGGCATCCTGGTCCGGCACCGGGACCTGCTCTCGTACGTCCTGCGGTCCGGCATCGACCCGCTGACCCCGGCGGACACCGTGCTGTCGACCTGTTCGACGGCGTTCGACGTGTTCACCTACGAACTCTGGGCCACGCTGCTGACCGGGGCCCGCCTGGTGCTCCCCGAGCCGGGCTGGTTCCCGGACGCCGGCTCGCTGTCGCGGGAGATCCGGCGGCACCGGGTGACCCGGCTCTGGCTGCCACCGGCGCTGCTCAACAGCCTGTCCCCCGGCGAACTGGACCTCACCGGCGTACGGCACCTGATCACCGGCGGTGAACGCGCGTCCGCCGCCCACTGGCGGTCACTGCTCACCACGTACGACGGGGTGTTGTGGAACGCCTACGGCGCCACCGAGAGCACCGGGTGGAGCTTCCTCCATCCCCGGCGCGCCGGGGACGAGGTCCCGGCGGACGTCCCGCTCGGACGGCCCATCCCGAACATGCGCGGCTACGTGCTGGACGCGCGCCTGCAGCCGGTGCCGGCCGGCATGGCCGGTGAGCTGTACCTGGCCGGCCCCGGTGTCGCGGCCGGCTACCTGGGCCGGCCGGGGCTGACCGCCGAGAGGTTCCTGCCGGACCCGTTCCGGCCGGGGCAGCGGATGTACCGCACCGGCGACCTGGCCCGGTGGACCTCGGACGGGCTGCTGGAGTTCGCCGGCCGGGTCGACCACCAGGTGCAGGTACGCGGCCAACGCGTCGAGCCCGGCGAGATCGAGGCGGTGCTGACCGCGACGGCAGCGGTACGCCAGGCGTGCGTCGTGGCGCGCCCGGACCCACGGGGTCAGCAGCGGCTCGCCGCCTACCTGGTGCCGGAGGACAGCACGGACCCGGAGCGCGAGCGGGCCTACGTCGACGCCCAACGGCGTTCGTACGACGAGGCGGACGACAGCGCCGCCGACGTCGCGTTCGACATCTCCGGCTGGGCGTACCCGGCCGCGACGATGCGCGAGTGGGTCCGGGACACACTCCGCCGCCTCGGCCCCGGCCCGTACGGGCGGGTGCTGGACATCGGCTGCGGGACCGGGCTGCTGCTGTGGCGGCTCGCGCCGGACAGCACGGCGTACGTCGGCACCGACATCGCCGGTCAGGTCGTCGGGCGTCTCCGGGGGCACCTGGCCGAGGACCCGTCGCTGGCCCACGTCGAGGTCCGCGAGCAGGAGGCCACCGAACCTGCCGGTCAGGGGTACGACCTGGTCATCCTCAACTCGGTGGCGCAGCACTTCCCGCACGCCGCGTACCTGGAACGGGTGCTGAACCGGGCGGTGGAGTCGGCCGCCGCCGGGGGTCGGGTCTTCGTCGGCGACGTGCCGCACCGGGCCGTGGCGCCGGACGACCGGCCGGGCGAGCTCCGGGTCGACCCCGGCTGGTTCGTGGATCTCGCGGTCCGCCATCCACTGCTGCGCCGGGCCCGGGTCCTACCCAAGGCCGGCGCCACCGACACCGTGATGACCCGCTTCCGGTACGACGTCCTGCTCGACGTCGGCGCCCCAACGGACGACGAGGGCGAGCCACCGGCCACCCTGGACTGGTCCGGTCTGGCCCTGGCGCGCCGGGACCGGCCGGACGAGCTGGTCGTCACCGGGGTGCCGAACGCCCGGGTCCGGCCGGATGGCGACGGCCGTGCTCCCGCGCTCGACGACGTCCTCGCGGCGGGCCGGCACACCGAGGTGAGCTGGGTCGCGCCGGACGGCGGGACCTTCGACGTCTGCCTCGCAGCCTCCCCCGAGCGGGCCGTGGCCCTCATGTGGCGACATGTGCGCGCCACCGCGCGCGGCGGCACGACGAACAGTCCGCTGGCCGGCCGGGTGGCCGTCGACGAGGCGCGCGAGGCGGTGCGCCGGCACCTGCCGTCGTACATGATGCCGTCGGCGTTCACGGTGCTCGACGCGCTGCCGCTGAACGGCAGTGGAAAGGTCGACCGGTTCCTGCTGCCCGAGCCACAGTGGGGCCGGGAGGTCCGGCGCGCCGCCTACGTGGCGCCCCGCACCGACCTGGAGCAGGCGCTCGCCGACCGGGTCGGCACGGTGCTGCGGCAGGACCGCGTCGGAGTGCACGACAACTTCTTCGAGCTGGGCGGCGACTCGCTCAGCGCGCTCAAGCTCGTCGCGCTGGCGCGGGCCGCCGGCATCATCGAGCTGACCGGCCGGGACGTCTTCACCCACCAGACCGTCGCGGCGCTGGCCGACGCGGTGCGGGCAAGCCGGGAGGGCGGCTGA
- a CDS encoding aspartate aminotransferase family protein: MSAAWDVGTEPGAVAAACKATTLFEWVAQDGYQPLEIVSAEGSAFRTADGRRVLDFASQLVVTNLGHSLEPIHRRVYEASRELSYVTPLAATRQRAELGARLTAFLPDHLTKVFLSTSGTEANNDAIRIARAVTGRQHILYRGRSYHGSQGPAAMSSDDDRRRLWEQEPTYSVPFRAGSGVVRDDVAAFRWAVEALAPRGIAAAVVEAVPGGSGVLVPADGYLDGVAEVCREHGILLICDEVLTGFGRTGRRFAFEHWDLRPDLVTVGKALSAGVAPIAAVAVSAEIAARFDDTPFGSGHTFSGHPLTAVAASAALEEYERTGAVERAAKLGDVLGRALHDIADRADAVAEARSIGLLGALELTDAEAPRLRHWHQRLLDAGVFVIAKGANLIVAPPLVIDNGELDEGLAVTARVLAG; the protein is encoded by the coding sequence GTGAGCGCGGCCTGGGACGTCGGGACCGAACCCGGCGCGGTGGCCGCCGCCTGCAAGGCCACCACGCTGTTCGAGTGGGTAGCGCAGGACGGCTACCAACCGCTGGAGATCGTCAGCGCCGAGGGGTCAGCGTTCCGCACGGCGGATGGCCGGCGCGTGCTCGACTTCGCCAGCCAACTGGTGGTCACCAACCTGGGCCACTCGCTGGAGCCGATCCACCGGCGGGTGTACGAGGCGAGCCGCGAGCTGAGTTACGTGACGCCGCTGGCGGCCACCCGCCAGCGTGCGGAACTCGGCGCACGGCTCACCGCCTTCCTGCCCGACCACCTCACGAAGGTCTTCCTCAGCACCAGCGGAACGGAGGCCAACAACGACGCGATCCGGATCGCGCGTGCGGTGACCGGCCGGCAGCACATCCTCTATCGGGGCCGCTCCTACCACGGCAGCCAGGGGCCGGCCGCGATGTCGAGCGACGACGACCGGCGTCGGTTGTGGGAGCAGGAGCCCACCTACAGCGTTCCGTTCCGGGCCGGCTCCGGCGTGGTACGCGACGACGTGGCGGCGTTCCGGTGGGCCGTCGAGGCGCTCGCCCCACGGGGGATCGCGGCGGCCGTGGTCGAGGCGGTTCCGGGCGGCAGCGGGGTGCTGGTGCCCGCCGACGGCTACCTCGACGGTGTCGCCGAGGTGTGCCGGGAGCACGGCATCCTGTTGATCTGCGACGAGGTGCTGACCGGGTTCGGCCGCACCGGCCGCCGGTTCGCCTTCGAGCACTGGGACCTCCGCCCCGACCTGGTGACCGTCGGCAAGGCGCTCAGCGCCGGCGTGGCGCCGATCGCCGCGGTGGCGGTGAGCGCCGAGATCGCCGCCCGCTTCGACGACACCCCGTTCGGCTCCGGGCACACGTTCAGCGGGCACCCGCTCACCGCGGTGGCGGCGTCGGCGGCGTTGGAGGAGTACGAACGGACCGGTGCGGTGGAGCGGGCCGCCAAGCTCGGTGACGTGCTCGGCCGCGCCCTGCACGACATCGCCGACCGGGCCGACGCGGTAGCGGAGGCGCGGTCGATCGGCCTGCTCGGCGCGCTGGAACTCACCGACGCCGAGGCGCCCCGGCTGCGGCACTGGCACCAGCGGCTGCTCGACGCCGGCGTGTTCGTGATCGCCAAGGGCGCGAACCTGATCGTCGCGCCGCCCCTGGTGATCGACAACGGTGAGTTGGACGAGGGCCTGGCCGTCACGGCCCGGGTGCTGGCCGGGTAG
- a CDS encoding LLM class flavin-dependent oxidoreductase, giving the protein MDENSRSVLFPAVAFGVHPGLQHTTPEALQEVWRLVEDLGFDWISVFDHLYAANGTSDAECLESVAMHTLLAATTRRVRCGSLVYVPSYRHPAILAKAAATMDIISGGRVTLGLGAGWHRREYEAFGLVYESRPKRIKQLHEALRCVDALLNGAGPATFSGEFFRLDEARCEPRPVQRRLPLWIGGGGEQLTLRVAAEADGWNVPFVAPEVFRHKKAVLAGHCEKRGRSVSEITCSVNIGLAWTEDDLLEQFGRNAEQSRPAVLHGSVQQMRDLIGAYVDAGADQINVAVRPRKGRGHQLEGFERLAGVLGLVPLRSPALEVVR; this is encoded by the coding sequence ATGGATGAGAACTCGCGCAGTGTGCTGTTTCCCGCGGTCGCGTTCGGGGTGCATCCCGGGCTCCAGCACACCACGCCCGAGGCGCTACAGGAGGTGTGGCGGCTCGTCGAGGACCTCGGCTTCGACTGGATCTCGGTCTTCGACCACCTGTACGCGGCGAACGGGACCTCCGACGCCGAATGCCTGGAGTCGGTGGCCATGCACACCCTGCTGGCCGCCACCACCCGGCGGGTGCGCTGCGGCAGTCTGGTCTACGTGCCGTCGTACCGGCATCCGGCGATCCTCGCGAAGGCCGCCGCCACCATGGACATCATTTCCGGCGGCCGGGTCACGCTCGGCCTCGGCGCGGGCTGGCACCGCCGCGAGTACGAGGCGTTCGGCCTGGTCTACGAGTCCCGGCCGAAGCGGATCAAGCAGTTGCACGAGGCGCTGCGCTGCGTGGACGCCCTGCTCAACGGCGCCGGCCCGGCGACCTTCAGCGGCGAGTTCTTCCGCCTCGACGAGGCCCGCTGCGAGCCACGGCCGGTGCAGCGCCGGCTGCCACTGTGGATCGGCGGCGGTGGGGAGCAGCTGACCCTGCGCGTCGCCGCCGAGGCGGACGGCTGGAACGTCCCGTTCGTCGCCCCGGAGGTGTTCCGGCACAAGAAGGCGGTGCTCGCCGGGCACTGCGAGAAGCGGGGCCGGTCGGTGTCGGAGATCACCTGCTCGGTGAACATCGGTCTCGCCTGGACCGAGGACGACCTGTTGGAGCAGTTCGGGCGCAACGCCGAGCAGAGCCGGCCGGCCGTGCTGCACGGCTCCGTGCAGCAGATGCGCGACCTCATCGGCGCGTACGTCGACGCGGGCGCCGACCAGATCAACGTGGCGGTGCGCCCGCGCAAGGGACGCGGGCACCAACTTGAGGGCTTCGAGCGCCTGGCCGGCGTGCTGGGCCTCGTACCCCTGCGCTCGCCGGCCCTGGAGGTCGTCCGGTGA